The Flavobacterium piscisymbiosum genome includes a region encoding these proteins:
- a CDS encoding four helix bundle protein, with the protein MEKIFNFEDRLVRFAGECIFFTRQLERLFENEYYKNQLIRSSGSASLNFGEAQGTITDKDFIFKVSLVVKELKESRNSLKILDYIKEGDSDKRSKLLIEVEQLIAISSKMIINKK; encoded by the coding sequence ATGGAAAAAATATTCAATTTTGAAGATCGACTGGTTCGTTTTGCTGGAGAATGTATTTTCTTTACAAGGCAATTAGAAAGATTATTTGAAAATGAATATTATAAAAATCAACTAATTAGATCATCCGGAAGTGCATCTTTGAATTTTGGAGAAGCGCAAGGAACAATTACTGATAAAGATTTTATTTTCAAGGTTTCATTAGTTGTAAAAGAGTTAAAAGAATCAAGAAACTCATTAAAAATTCTAGATTATATTAAAGAAGGTGATAGCGATAAAAGAAGTAAACTTTTAATTGAAGTAGAGCAACTTATTGCAATTTCATCAAAAATGATAATAAATAAAAAATAA
- a CDS encoding YggS family pyridoxal phosphate-dependent enzyme — MSIQSNLNTIKASLPENVTLVAVSKTKPVPDLMEAYEAGQRIFGENKIQEMADKYEEMPKDIQWHMIGHVQSNKVKFMAPFVSLVHGVDSLKLLQEINKHALKNNRTIDCLLQIYIAEEESKFGLDENELNELLSSSEFKEMKNIRILGLMGMATFTEDQKQIKKEFTHLKSIFDSIKSLKSENCNLNTISMGMSGDYKLAIECGSTMVRIGSSIFGGR, encoded by the coding sequence ATGTCGATACAATCGAATTTAAATACAATCAAAGCAAGTTTACCTGAAAATGTAACATTAGTTGCTGTTTCAAAAACCAAACCTGTTCCTGATTTAATGGAAGCTTACGAAGCCGGTCAGCGCATTTTTGGAGAAAACAAAATCCAGGAAATGGCCGATAAGTACGAAGAAATGCCAAAAGACATTCAATGGCACATGATTGGTCATGTTCAGTCGAATAAAGTTAAATTTATGGCACCATTTGTGAGTTTGGTTCACGGTGTTGATAGTTTAAAATTATTACAGGAAATCAACAAACACGCTTTAAAAAACAATAGAACTATCGATTGTTTGCTTCAAATATACATTGCCGAAGAAGAATCTAAATTTGGTTTAGACGAAAACGAATTAAACGAATTATTATCTTCATCAGAATTCAAAGAGATGAAAAATATTCGTATCTTAGGATTAATGGGAATGGCAACATTTACAGAAGACCAAAAACAGATTAAAAAAGAATTTACACATTTAAAATCGATTTTTGATTCCATAAAATCATTGAAATCTGAAAACTGCAATCTCAATACCATTTCAATGGGAATGTCTGGAGATTATAAACTAGCCATAGAATGCGGAAGCACAATGGTTAGAATTGGAAGCAGCATTTTTGGAGGACGTTGA
- a CDS encoding 3-hydroxyacyl-CoA dehydrogenase family protein — MKTIAVIGAGTMGNGIAHTFAQSGFTVKLIDVSEKSLDKGMATIAANLDRMLSKGTITQEDVAKTITNIITYTDIKDGVVGVDLVVEAATENVELKLNIFKQLNEACSHNTILATNTSSISITQIGAVVAHPERVIGMHFMNPVPIMKLVEIIRGYNTSDEVTKIIMDLSEKLGKTPVEVNDYPGFVANRILMPMLNEAIETLYNKVAGVYEIDTVMKLGMGHPMGPLQLADFIGLDVCLAILNVMYEGFKNPKYAPCPLLVNMVRAGKLGVKSGEGFYDYSESKKAEKISKQFI; from the coding sequence ATGAAAACTATAGCTGTAATTGGTGCAGGAACAATGGGTAACGGAATTGCTCATACATTTGCACAAAGTGGTTTTACTGTAAAACTAATTGACGTTTCTGAGAAATCATTAGACAAAGGAATGGCAACTATTGCCGCAAACTTAGACCGAATGTTGTCTAAAGGAACCATAACTCAGGAAGATGTTGCTAAAACTATCACTAATATTATTACGTATACTGATATTAAGGATGGTGTTGTTGGCGTTGATTTAGTAGTCGAAGCTGCTACAGAAAATGTAGAGTTAAAACTAAACATCTTTAAGCAATTAAACGAAGCTTGTTCTCATAACACTATTTTAGCAACCAATACTTCTTCGATTTCAATAACACAAATTGGAGCCGTAGTTGCACATCCTGAACGCGTTATTGGAATGCATTTTATGAATCCGGTGCCAATTATGAAATTAGTCGAAATTATTCGTGGTTACAACACCAGCGATGAAGTCACTAAAATTATCATGGATTTATCTGAAAAATTAGGAAAAACTCCTGTTGAAGTAAACGATTATCCAGGTTTTGTGGCCAACAGAATTTTAATGCCTATGCTAAACGAAGCAATCGAAACGTTATACAATAAAGTTGCCGGTGTTTACGAAATTGATACCGTAATGAAATTAGGAATGGGACACCCAATGGGACCACTTCAATTAGCTGATTTTATTGGTCTTGACGTTTGCCTTGCGATATTAAACGTTATGTACGAAGGTTTCAAAAACCCTAAATACGCTCCTTGCCCACTATTAGTTAATATGGTTAGAGCCGGAAAATTAGGAGTAAAATCCGGCGAAGGTTTTTACGATTACAGTGAAAGTAAAAAAGCAGAGAAAATTTCTAAGCAGTTTATTTAA
- a CDS encoding Gfo/Idh/MocA family protein encodes MLKVGVLGAGHLGKIHLRLLQQSDKYELVGFYDENQENAERISKEFGYKNFSTIAKLIHAVDVIDIVTPTLSHYKCAKVAIKSGKHIFIEKPIANTVAEAEEIIALAKEYNVKGQVGHVERFNPAFIATKNMIENPMFIETHRLAEFNPRGTDVPVVLDLMIHDIDAILSVVNSKVKDIHASGVSVISDTPDIANARIEFENGCVANLTASRISLKNMRKTRFFQKDAYISVDFLEKKCEVVRMKDAPEIPGDFDMILQNAEGVKKQIYFTNPDVEQNNAILDELESFANAIKTDTTPVVTLEQATDALRVAYQIIDCFDK; translated from the coding sequence ATGTTAAAAGTAGGAGTTTTAGGTGCTGGTCATCTTGGTAAAATACATTTACGCTTATTACAACAATCTGACAAATACGAATTAGTTGGATTTTACGATGAAAATCAAGAAAATGCCGAACGAATATCAAAAGAATTTGGCTATAAAAACTTCAGTACTATTGCAAAATTAATCCACGCTGTGGATGTCATTGATATTGTAACCCCAACACTTTCTCATTATAAATGTGCTAAGGTAGCCATTAAATCAGGAAAACACATCTTTATAGAAAAACCAATTGCCAATACCGTTGCAGAAGCCGAAGAAATTATCGCTTTAGCCAAAGAATACAACGTAAAAGGTCAGGTGGGTCATGTTGAGCGCTTTAATCCAGCGTTTATCGCTACAAAAAACATGATCGAAAATCCAATGTTTATAGAAACGCACCGTTTGGCAGAATTTAATCCGCGTGGTACAGATGTTCCTGTAGTTCTGGATTTAATGATTCATGATATTGATGCGATCTTAAGCGTAGTAAACTCAAAAGTAAAAGACATTCATGCAAGTGGCGTTTCGGTTATCAGTGATACACCTGATATTGCCAATGCCAGAATAGAATTCGAAAACGGATGTGTAGCGAATTTAACAGCAAGCAGAATTTCGTTGAAAAACATGCGTAAGACACGTTTCTTTCAGAAAGATGCCTATATTTCAGTTGATTTTCTGGAAAAAAAATGCGAAGTAGTCCGTATGAAAGATGCACCGGAAATTCCAGGAGATTTTGATATGATTCTGCAAAATGCCGAAGGCGTAAAAAAACAAATCTATTTTACTAATCCTGATGTCGAGCAAAACAATGCCATTCTTGACGAATTAGAATCTTTTGCAAACGCTATAAAAACAGATACTACTCCGGTTGTGACGCTTGAACAAGCAACTGATGCTTTGAGAGTAGCGTATCAAATAATTGATTGTTTCGATAAATAA
- a CDS encoding protein-L-isoaspartate(D-aspartate) O-methyltransferase, protein MKDTAKHQGLRNQLVSTLEQKGITDRAVLDAIKKIPRHLFLNSSFEDYAYQDKAFPIGAGQTISQPYTVAFQSQLLEVKKEHKILEIGTGSGYQTAVLCMLGAKVFSVERQNELFKTTSNLFPKLNIRPKHLSFGDGYKGLPSYAPFDSIIVTAGAPFIPQPLMAQLKIGGRLVIPLGEDVQIMTLLIRKNETQFEKHEFGEFRFVPLLEDKN, encoded by the coding sequence TTGAAAGACACTGCCAAACATCAAGGACTTCGTAATCAATTAGTAAGCACTTTAGAACAAAAAGGAATTACCGATAGAGCAGTTTTGGATGCGATAAAAAAAATCCCAAGACACCTTTTTTTGAATTCAAGTTTTGAAGATTACGCTTATCAGGATAAGGCTTTTCCTATAGGAGCCGGGCAAACTATTTCGCAGCCGTACACCGTTGCGTTTCAATCGCAATTATTAGAAGTTAAAAAAGAACATAAAATTCTTGAAATTGGTACCGGTTCCGGTTATCAAACTGCTGTTTTATGTATGCTAGGAGCTAAAGTTTTTAGTGTTGAAAGACAAAATGAATTGTTTAAAACAACTTCAAATTTATTTCCAAAATTAAATATTCGCCCTAAACATTTATCTTTTGGTGATGGTTACAAAGGCTTACCAAGTTACGCACCGTTTGATAGTATTATTGTTACGGCGGGCGCTCCATTTATTCCTCAGCCTTTAATGGCACAATTAAAAATAGGAGGAAGGCTTGTAATTCCGCTAGGAGAAGACGTTCAGATTATGACTTTATTGATTCGAAAGAATGAAACTCAATTCGAAAAACATGAGTTTGGAGAATTTAGATTTGTACCTTTAT